From Woronichinia naegeliana WA131, the proteins below share one genomic window:
- a CDS encoding Uma2 family endonuclease translates to MGEAQIFPPSDRLELIEGEVITMSPIGFRHAFVINYLGNWFPRQLGERAIISIQNPIRLDPHSEPQPDLVILKPREDFYAHQLPQAQDVLLLIEVADSSLSYDREIKVPLYAKHRINEVWLFNLNQAQLEVYRSPQEGYYQDQTILIAPQTLTPLAFPELEITLTRILN, encoded by the coding sequence ATGGGGGAAGCTCAAATCTTTCCGCCGAGCGATCGCCTAGAACTCATCGAAGGAGAAGTGATTACCATGTCGCCCATTGGTTTTCGTCATGCTTTTGTTATTAACTATTTGGGTAATTGGTTCCCGCGTCAACTGGGTGAACGAGCCATTATCAGTATTCAAAATCCTATCCGGCTAGATCCTCATTCGGAGCCCCAACCCGATTTAGTAATACTTAAACCCCGTGAAGATTTCTATGCTCATCAACTGCCTCAAGCTCAGGATGTCTTACTTTTGATCGAAGTGGCTGATTCTAGCCTCAGTTATGATCGAGAAATTAAAGTTCCGCTTTACGCCAAACATCGTATTAATGAAGTCTGGCTCTTCAACTTGAATCAAGCTCAGTTAGAAGTCTATCGCTCTCCTCAAGAGGGCTACTATCAAGATCAGACTATTTTGATTGCACCCCAAACCCTCACTCCTCTTGCTTTTCCCGAATTAGAGATTACCTTAACCCGTATTTTGAACTAA
- a CDS encoding Uma2 family endonuclease, translating to MGEAQIFPPSDRLELIEGEVITMSPIGFRHAATINRLLDQFLTLQLQKRTIISIQNSLRLAPHSEPQPDLVLLKPREDFYAHQLPQAQDVLLLIEVADSSLSYDREIKIPLYAKHRINEVWLVNLNQAQLEVYHSPQEGYYQDQTILTAPQTLTSLAFPELEITLTRILN from the coding sequence ATGGGGGAAGCTCAGATCTTTCCGCCGAGCGATCGCCTAGAACTCATCGAAGGAGAAGTGATTACCATGTCACCCATTGGTTTTCGTCATGCGGCAACGATTAACCGTTTATTGGATCAGTTTTTGACTCTCCAACTCCAAAAAAGAACAATTATTAGTATTCAAAATTCTCTGCGGCTAGCTCCTCATTCTGAACCCCAACCCGATTTAGTGTTGCTTAAACCTCGTGAAGACTTTTATGCTCATCAACTGCCCCAAGCCCAGGATGTCTTGCTTTTGATCGAAGTGGCTGATTCTAGCCTCAGTTATGATCGAGAAATTAAAATTCCGCTTTACGCTAAGCATCGTATTAATGAAGTCTGGCTCGTCAATTTGAATCAAGCTCAGTTAGAAGTCTATCACTCTCCTCAAGAGGGCTACTATCAAGATCAGACTATTTTGACTGCACCCCAAACCCTCACTTCCCTCGCTTTTCCCGAATTAGAGATTACCTTAACCCGTATTTTGAACTAA
- a CDS encoding transposase has translation MIVREAKLLNGAKEQYQSLDEAIRTAQFIRNKAVGYWMDNQGVGKADLYVLCKELAKEFPFAKKLNSAARQASAERAWASISSFYSRCRKGEKKKGYPQFKKHCRSVEYKVSGWKLSDDCMKIAFTDGFNAGSFSLYCNKETREDLFRLKINRVRVVRRADGYYAQFCFDADRKEQGEYTGNVVGLDLGLKYFTKDQNDNAVIYPQFLRKSERKLKKAQKRLSKKFVKGAKPQSNNYHKARKRLGKTHLKIQRQRKDWAIKQARNVVASNDVVVYEDLKVSNMVKNHSLAKSISDASWYQFTQWLDYYGKIWDKAVVAVSPHYTSQDCSNCGHRAKKSLSTRTHSCPNCGIEICRDTNAAINILKKGMGILGRSWQNSTFGQKESASEEGKHRERTTSIIEGKPTIVSGSL, from the coding sequence ATGATAGTCAGAGAAGCCAAACTACTGAACGGAGCAAAAGAGCAATACCAGTCTCTTGATGAAGCTATCCGTACCGCGCAATTTATCAGGAATAAAGCGGTCGGGTATTGGATGGATAATCAAGGGGTAGGTAAAGCCGATTTGTATGTGCTATGCAAAGAATTAGCCAAGGAATTTCCTTTTGCGAAGAAGTTAAATTCGGCGGCTAGACAGGCTAGTGCGGAACGGGCTTGGGCTTCTATCTCTAGCTTCTACAGTCGTTGCAGAAAAGGAGAAAAGAAGAAAGGCTATCCCCAGTTTAAAAAACATTGTCGCTCTGTAGAATATAAAGTCTCAGGATGGAAACTATCTGATGATTGCATGAAAATTGCTTTCACTGATGGTTTTAATGCTGGTTCCTTTTCCCTATATTGCAACAAAGAAACGAGAGAAGACCTGTTTCGGCTAAAGATTAATCGAGTTCGAGTAGTCAGAAGAGCAGATGGGTATTATGCTCAGTTCTGCTTTGACGCTGACCGCAAAGAACAAGGGGAATATACCGGTAATGTTGTTGGTTTGGATTTGGGATTAAAATATTTCACCAAAGACCAAAACGATAATGCTGTAATCTATCCCCAGTTCTTAAGAAAATCTGAGCGTAAACTAAAAAAGGCTCAGAAACGATTAAGCAAAAAATTCGTGAAAGGGGCTAAACCCCAATCCAATAACTACCATAAAGCACGAAAAAGACTGGGTAAAACCCATCTTAAAATTCAACGCCAACGGAAAGATTGGGCAATTAAGCAAGCCCGAAACGTGGTGGCATCTAACGATGTCGTGGTGTATGAAGATTTAAAGGTGTCGAATATGGTCAAGAATCATTCTTTGGCTAAGTCAATTTCTGATGCTAGTTGGTATCAATTCACCCAATGGTTAGACTACTACGGGAAAATCTGGGACAAAGCAGTGGTGGCGGTTTCACCTCACTACACTTCTCAAGATTGTTCTAATTGTGGTCATCGGGCGAAAAAGTCATTGAGTACCAGGACTCATTCTTGTCCCAATTGTGGAATAGAGATTTGTCGTGATACAAATGCGGCAATTAATATCCTCAAAAAAGGGATGGGGATTTTGGGAAGGTCATGGCAAAACAGTACCTTTGGGCAAAAGGAATCTGCCTCGGAAGAGGGAAAGCATAGGGAGAGAACCACCTCTATCATTGAAGGGAAACCAACAATCGTAAGTGGATCTCTGTGA
- a CDS encoding iron uptake porin has translation MRIFIQASLAIALSFGIFPVPTLQAQTLKKPILVAKPGLDGILDNQSSNQGLSQVTNVSELRDVQPADWAYESLKSLVERYGCIVGYPDRTFRGNRALSRWEFAAGLNACLNTIERLLQENVAVLREDLNKLKALAQNFEQELAGLGARVDNLEARTAYLEDHRFSTTTKLTGATVLGLTGIASGDKNNGTEAIPQVPALGYRTRLEFNTSFTGEDLLFTRLSTGNQSDFLEETGTFQATLGFAQPQNNEVGVEQVYYRFPAAENLTVWVEGFGALDDFNNTLNVLDGDGNFGALSKFATRSPIYYGAEGGGIGLQGNWGDLQFSGGYLAPTSNSPSSGEGLFNGSYGAITQVGYVPQDGKGGIALVYRHGYNTVDTFTGSDRANFRAFTEAEFGEAVPVSDNSYGLVFSWPLADQFVLGGWGGYTNAQVLGNLEAQVSRGGLDIWNWAVTLGFPDLFKEGNLAGIVVGMQPWVASSNVILGNGLAAQDQNTSWHFEAFYQYVINDHIQITPGIVVVTNANNDDRNGTLVLGTIRTVFAF, from the coding sequence ATGAGAATTTTTATCCAAGCAAGTTTGGCGATCGCTCTTTCTTTCGGGATATTTCCTGTCCCAACGCTACAGGCCCAAACCCTTAAAAAACCCATTCTTGTGGCTAAACCTGGCCTAGATGGAATACTGGATAATCAATCGTCGAATCAGGGATTATCCCAAGTGACCAACGTTTCTGAATTGCGAGACGTGCAACCGGCAGATTGGGCCTACGAGAGCTTGAAAAGTTTAGTGGAACGATATGGCTGTATTGTCGGTTATCCCGATCGCACCTTTCGCGGCAACCGTGCTTTAAGTCGTTGGGAATTTGCAGCAGGATTAAATGCCTGTTTGAATACCATTGAAAGATTACTACAGGAAAATGTGGCGGTTTTGCGGGAAGACCTAAATAAACTTAAGGCTTTGGCTCAAAATTTTGAACAAGAATTAGCTGGTTTGGGGGCCAGGGTAGATAACTTGGAAGCTCGTACGGCTTATTTAGAAGACCATCGTTTTTCGACGACGACTAAATTAACAGGAGCAACGGTTTTAGGGTTAACAGGCATCGCATCGGGAGATAAAAACAACGGCACCGAAGCTATTCCCCAAGTCCCCGCCCTGGGCTATCGCACCCGCTTAGAATTTAATACCAGTTTTACAGGGGAAGATTTGCTGTTTACACGATTATCAACAGGCAATCAATCGGATTTTCTCGAAGAGACAGGTACATTTCAGGCAACTTTGGGTTTTGCTCAACCCCAAAATAATGAAGTGGGAGTTGAACAGGTTTATTACCGTTTTCCTGCTGCTGAAAATCTCACGGTTTGGGTAGAGGGCTTTGGGGCTTTAGATGATTTTAATAACACTCTTAATGTCCTAGATGGAGACGGTAATTTTGGAGCTTTATCGAAGTTTGCCACCCGTAGCCCCATCTATTACGGTGCGGAAGGAGGCGGTATTGGTTTACAAGGAAATTGGGGGGATTTGCAATTTAGCGGCGGTTATTTGGCCCCAACTTCTAACAGTCCTAGTTCGGGGGAGGGGTTATTTAATGGTAGTTATGGGGCGATCACCCAGGTGGGTTATGTTCCCCAGGACGGCAAGGGCGGTATAGCCTTGGTTTATCGTCATGGTTACAATACTGTTGATACTTTTACAGGCAGCGATCGCGCCAATTTCCGGGCTTTTACTGAAGCGGAGTTTGGAGAGGCGGTTCCTGTCTCAGACAATTCCTACGGTCTGGTCTTTAGTTGGCCCCTCGCAGACCAGTTTGTCCTCGGCGGCTGGGGGGGTTATACCAATGCCCAGGTTTTAGGTAACTTAGAGGCTCAGGTAAGTCGAGGCGGACTAGATATTTGGAATTGGGCTGTGACCTTGGGCTTTCCTGATTTATTTAAGGAAGGGAATTTAGCGGGAATTGTAGTTGGAATGCAGCCCTGGGTTGCCAGTTCTAATGTAATTTTGGGCAATGGACTTGCGGCTCAGGATCAAAATACTTCCTGGCACTTTGAAGCCTTCTATCAGTATGTTATTAATGACCATATTCAAATTACGCCTGGTATTGTTGTGGTGACCAATGCGAATAATGATGATCGCAATGGCACTTTGGTGTTAGGAACCATTCGGACAGTCTTTGCCTTTTAA
- a CDS encoding succinate dehydrogenase/fumarate reductase iron-sulfur subunit, producing MQVQLKVLRQSHHGHPYSQTYLLEVEAGTTLLDCLNRIKWEQDGTLTFRKNCRNTICGSCSVRINGRSALACKENVGNELKQFGHQSENGIPVITIAPLGNLPVVKDLVVDMQPFWDDLEAVDPYVSSQGRAIPEREFLQTVAEREQLNQMGNCILCGACYSECNGKVANPNFVGPHALAKAQRLLGDSRDSQTEERLEHYTDGTQGVWGCTRCYLCNTVCPMEVAPMDQIGKIKQQILDRKDAQSSRSIRHRKVLIDLVKAGGWVDERKFGIYVVGNYFRDLKGISSILPLGLRMLTSRKFPTSFEPSDGTAQVRSLIEAVQADTHGQV from the coding sequence ATGCAAGTTCAACTTAAGGTTTTACGCCAGAGCCATCATGGTCATCCCTACAGCCAAACCTATCTCTTAGAGGTAGAAGCAGGAACCACCCTCCTGGACTGTCTCAATCGCATTAAATGGGAACAGGATGGAACCTTGACCTTTCGGAAAAATTGTCGTAACACCATCTGTGGCAGTTGTAGCGTTCGCATTAATGGTCGTTCGGCTCTTGCCTGTAAGGAAAATGTTGGCAATGAGTTAAAACAATTTGGGCATCAATCAGAAAATGGTATCCCTGTGATTACAATCGCCCCTTTAGGAAACTTGCCCGTTGTCAAAGATTTAGTCGTCGATATGCAGCCCTTTTGGGATGATCTAGAAGCGGTTGATCCCTACGTGAGCAGTCAAGGGCGGGCTATTCCTGAGCGAGAATTTTTACAAACGGTGGCAGAACGGGAACAACTTAATCAGATGGGCAATTGTATTTTGTGTGGGGCCTGCTATTCCGAATGTAATGGGAAGGTTGCTAATCCCAATTTTGTTGGCCCCCATGCCCTGGCCAAGGCTCAACGTCTATTAGGCGATTCACGGGATAGCCAAACTGAAGAGCGTTTAGAGCATTATACAGACGGAACCCAGGGAGTCTGGGGTTGTACCCGTTGCTATCTCTGCAACACGGTTTGTCCGATGGAGGTGGCTCCGATGGATCAGATTGGCAAAATTAAACAGCAAATTCTAGACCGCAAGGATGCCCAAAGCAGTCGTTCTATTCGTCACCGCAAAGTTCTCATCGATTTGGTTAAAGCCGGTGGTTGGGTAGATGAACGCAAGTTTGGTATCTACGTTGTGGGTAATTATTTTCGGGATCTCAAGGGCATTAGCAGTATTTTGCCCCTGGGTTTGCGGATGTTAACCAGTCGCAAGTTTCCCACTTCCTTTGAACCTTCAGACGGTACAGCCCAGGTGCGATCGCTGATCGAAGCCGTACAAGCCGATACTCATGGCCAGGTTTAA
- a CDS encoding lysine N(6)-hydroxylase/L-ornithine N(5)-oxygenase family protein → MRSSLRPSALPPLVDIAIVGAGPQALTLVTHLLQKKKSMRDRFVVLDPSGDWLQQWQHQFAAHEILHLRSPAVHHHRSQSPCPSEFCRVALSATISPLRPAEDAAISRLLLGCHSSLEVAGAGDCYTGTEDRTVLSPVFAEVWKDIVIVSRCS, encoded by the coding sequence ATGCGATCATCCCTCAGGCCGTCAGCATTGCCTCCGCTAGTTGATATTGCCATTGTGGGGGCCGGCCCCCAAGCCCTAACCCTAGTGACCCACCTGCTACAAAAGAAAAAATCCATGCGAGACCGTTTTGTCGTGCTGGATCCATCGGGAGATTGGCTACAGCAATGGCAGCACCAGTTTGCAGCCCATGAGATTCTCCATTTGAGATCGCCGGCGGTGCATCATCACCGATCCCAATCCCCATGCCCTTCTGAGTTTTGCCGAGTCGCGCTCTCAGCAACTATTTCCCCCCTACGACCTGCCGAGGACGCAGCTATTTCAAGACTTTTGCTGGGATGTCATTCGTCGTTGGAAGTTGCAGGAGCGGGTGATTGCTACACAGGTACAGAAGATCGAACCGTTCTATCACCAGTGTTTGCGGAGGTTTGGAAGGACATCGTTATCGTGAGTCGATGCTCTTGA
- a CDS encoding GTP-binding protein: protein MVATVDCLTVPVTVLTGYLGAGKTTLLNRILTHEHGKKVAVIVNEFGEVGIDNQLVVDADEEIFEMNNGCICCTVRGDLIRIIANLMKRRDKFDHLVIETTGLADPAPVIQTFFVDDEVQTQTHLDAVVTVVDAHHIWRHWEADEALEQIAFADVILLNKIDLVKEAELRELEQRIRSINAIAKLYRTRDAQIEMDAILGIQAFDLNNALQIDPDFLNEIAHEHDQTVRSIALVEAGALDGEKLNQWLGELLRNQGSDIFRMKGILNMAGEDCRFVFQGVHMLFDGNQDRPWRPNETRKNELVFIGRNLDQMDLAESFRACLVTA from the coding sequence ATGGTTGCCACTGTCGATTGCTTAACGGTACCCGTTACCGTACTGACGGGGTACTTGGGGGCTGGAAAGACTACCCTGTTAAACCGAATCCTCACCCACGAACACGGCAAGAAGGTTGCAGTAATTGTCAATGAATTTGGCGAAGTAGGCATTGACAACCAGTTGGTGGTAGATGCCGACGAAGAAATTTTTGAGATGAACAACGGCTGCATTTGCTGTACCGTGCGCGGGGATTTGATTCGGATTATCGCCAACCTGATGAAGCGTCGGGATAAATTTGATCACCTGGTGATTGAAACCACGGGACTAGCAGACCCTGCTCCCGTGATTCAGACCTTTTTTGTGGATGATGAGGTGCAGACTCAAACCCATTTGGATGCGGTGGTAACGGTAGTGGATGCCCACCATATTTGGCGGCATTGGGAGGCTGATGAAGCCCTCGAGCAGATTGCCTTTGCCGATGTGATTTTGTTAAACAAGATCGATCTAGTAAAGGAAGCAGAACTAAGAGAACTCGAACAGCGCATCCGCAGCATAAATGCGATCGCCAAGCTCTATCGCACCCGAGATGCCCAAATCGAAATGGATGCCATTTTGGGTATCCAAGCCTTTGACCTGAATAATGCTTTGCAAATTGACCCTGATTTTCTCAATGAAATCGCCCATGAGCACGATCAAACCGTCCGCTCCATTGCTCTAGTAGAGGCAGGGGCTCTAGACGGCGAGAAACTCAATCAATGGCTTGGCGAACTCTTGCGGAACCAGGGTAGCGATATTTTTCGCATGAAAGGCATCCTTAATATGGCAGGCGAAGATTGTCGCTTTGTTTTTCAGGGTGTTCATATGCTCTTTGATGGCAACCAGGATCGTCCTTGGCGGCCCAATGAAACCCGCAAAAATGAATTGGTGTTTATCGGTCGCAATCTAGATCAGATGGACTTAGCAGAAAGCTTTAGAGCCTGTTTAGTGACAGCATAA
- a CDS encoding DUF29 domain-containing protein — protein MKDTVQKLKAKNTENLDWEHLIEEIEGLTRSDRREIKHRLITLFEHALKRRYVPLNECYRGWELTIKRTQSKLQDILDDSPSLHSYLLEIIPNCYQEALENVRIEYNSLFPDEYVFSAKINLLLTQKIWE, from the coding sequence GTGAAGGATACAGTTCAAAAACTAAAGGCAAAAAACACGGAAAACTTGGACTGGGAACATCTGATTGAGGAAATAGAAGGCTTGACCCGTAGCGATCGCCGTGAAATCAAACATCGTCTCATTACTCTCTTTGAACACGCCCTCAAACGTCGCTATGTGCCACTCAATGAGTGTTATCGAGGATGGGAGCTGACGATTAAACGCACCCAATCTAAGTTACAGGATATTTTAGATGATTCTCCTAGCTTACATTCCTATTTGTTAGAGATCATTCCTAACTGTTATCAAGAAGCATTAGAAAATGTTCGGATTGAGTACAATTCTCTTTTTCCAGACGAATATGTTTTTTCCGCAAAAATAAACTTATTGCTGACTCAAAAAATCTGGGAATAA
- a CDS encoding penicillin-binding protein 1A yields MFKQFTRQLKRKTSQVLRSLAEQLDQTPPDANVADETEHSPDITEEKIDPSLTSANPTTGQVIIQNLTYGEAEGEGSRRRVMVTVSPQDIPTEPRVILTTEPSSSPTEPTTPVSPSKSPRSRRRRRSPQPNALLNKVSTALAPIGSGLQQVRQHPRFWLLVGMGLGASSGAIALSWGIYSLEKNTQENIDNVLTYAQPGTLTIKAKDGKVLQEIGPVSHDQLKVGAIPLLVKQAFIASEDRRFNEHRGVDLQGITRALFSNLQAGEVREGGSTITQQLARQVFLNQDRNFGRKIRELRLAQKIEEKFSKEQILERYLNLVYLGSGAYGVADAAWAYFSKTPDQLTLTQVATLAGVVPAPSLYSPLENKETATQRRNEVLRKMQDVGFITQAQMDKAIAEPLVVKPSPLKRFERNAPYFTDYILQQLPKHISEADLKKGGVTVITTLNYPWQQAAQRILTEEVKNSGQWQRFSQAALVSIDPKTGAIKAMVGGKDYEKNQFNRVTQAKRQPGSTFKPILYSAAIASGISPNKTYLNAPFTIRGYTPENYGDKYTGEQMSLRQALTNSVNVVAVRLLMDVGWNPVINLARKMGIESKLEPTYSLALGAWEVTPLEMTSAYTTFPNKGVHVRPFAIQQVLDAKGSVIYQNKLQSQVALDPDSTAIMISLMRSVVTSGTGRPAQLSDRQVAGKTGTSDKARDLWFIGYIPQLVTGVWLGNDNGQPTKGASATSALIWGNFMREAVKGMPVKYFPPLPKNLENRKPTIKAEPLKGHKIIALAIPSAPSGNTSQLNSTDDTSRSRRRSRRRRSLETANADSNSNNNNSSSTRRRRRRSVETASNDSSSPRRSRRHQSSAQSSSPSVSNDNGLPAPPAARKSE; encoded by the coding sequence GTGTTTAAACAGTTCACCCGTCAACTGAAGCGAAAAACGAGTCAAGTTCTCCGTTCTCTGGCGGAGCAGCTTGATCAAACTCCCCCCGATGCCAACGTTGCAGATGAAACTGAGCATTCTCCAGATATAACGGAGGAGAAGATAGACCCCAGTCTGACATCAGCCAATCCGACAACGGGTCAAGTGATTATCCAAAATCTTACCTATGGTGAAGCAGAAGGAGAAGGGTCTCGACGCAGGGTGATGGTGACGGTATCGCCTCAAGACATTCCCACCGAACCCAGGGTGATTTTAACGACGGAGCCTAGTTCCTCACCAACTGAGCCGACTACGCCTGTCAGTCCCAGTAAATCCCCTAGAAGTAGAAGACGCAGACGTTCTCCTCAGCCCAATGCTCTACTGAATAAAGTATCAACGGCTCTTGCTCCCATCGGTTCAGGGTTACAGCAAGTTCGACAACATCCGCGTTTCTGGTTGCTAGTCGGTATGGGTCTGGGAGCTAGTAGCGGCGCGATCGCCCTTAGTTGGGGAATTTATAGTCTAGAGAAAAATACCCAGGAAAATATTGACAATGTTCTGACCTATGCTCAACCAGGGACATTAACCATCAAGGCCAAAGATGGCAAAGTACTGCAAGAAATTGGGCCCGTCAGTCATGATCAGTTAAAAGTGGGGGCTATTCCCCTCTTGGTCAAACAAGCCTTTATTGCCAGCGAAGACCGTCGTTTTAATGAACACCGAGGCGTTGATTTACAAGGTATTACCAGAGCGTTGTTTTCTAACTTGCAAGCGGGAGAGGTTAGGGAAGGGGGCAGTACCATTACCCAACAGTTAGCCCGTCAAGTCTTTTTAAATCAAGATCGTAACTTTGGGCGCAAGATCCGAGAACTCCGACTGGCTCAAAAAATTGAAGAAAAATTCTCCAAAGAACAAATTCTAGAACGATATTTAAACTTGGTTTATTTAGGGTCTGGAGCCTATGGGGTGGCCGATGCGGCTTGGGCCTACTTTAGTAAAACACCTGATCAACTTACCCTGACCCAGGTCGCCACTTTAGCGGGTGTGGTTCCGGCTCCTAGTTTGTATTCTCCCCTTGAAAATAAAGAGACCGCCACCCAACGCCGCAATGAAGTTCTGCGGAAAATGCAGGATGTGGGCTTTATTACCCAGGCCCAAATGGACAAGGCGATCGCCGAACCGTTAGTGGTTAAACCCAGTCCGCTCAAACGCTTTGAACGGAATGCGCCCTACTTTACAGACTATATTCTCCAACAATTACCCAAGCATATTTCCGAAGCGGATCTGAAAAAAGGAGGGGTAACGGTGATCACCACCCTTAATTATCCCTGGCAGCAGGCAGCCCAACGCATTTTAACGGAGGAAGTGAAGAATTCAGGTCAGTGGCAACGCTTTTCTCAAGCGGCCTTGGTCTCCATTGATCCGAAAACTGGGGCTATTAAAGCGATGGTGGGTGGTAAAGACTACGAAAAAAATCAATTTAATCGCGTTACCCAGGCCAAACGTCAACCAGGTTCTACTTTTAAACCAATCCTTTATTCCGCCGCGATCGCCTCTGGGATTTCTCCTAACAAGACCTACCTCAATGCTCCTTTTACCATTCGCGGTTACACTCCCGAAAACTATGGCGACAAATACACAGGCGAGCAAATGTCCTTGCGGCAGGCCCTCACCAATTCGGTCAATGTGGTCGCGGTTAGATTGCTCATGGATGTGGGTTGGAATCCCGTTATTAATTTAGCTCGCAAAATGGGAATTGAGTCTAAGTTAGAGCCAACCTATTCTCTTGCCCTGGGAGCCTGGGAAGTCACCCCCTTAGAAATGACCAGTGCCTATACAACTTTTCCGAATAAGGGAGTTCATGTTAGACCGTTTGCGATTCAGCAAGTTTTAGATGCTAAAGGATCGGTCATTTACCAAAACAAACTCCAATCCCAAGTGGCCCTTGATCCAGATAGTACTGCGATTATGATCTCGTTGATGCGAAGTGTGGTGACATCGGGAACTGGCCGGCCAGCCCAACTCAGCGATCGCCAGGTTGCTGGTAAAACAGGGACTTCAGACAAAGCGAGAGATCTATGGTTTATCGGCTATATTCCTCAGTTGGTAACAGGGGTATGGCTTGGGAATGATAATGGTCAGCCCACCAAAGGGGCCAGTGCAACCTCGGCTCTCATCTGGGGGAATTTTATGCGAGAGGCAGTTAAAGGTATGCCCGTTAAGTATTTTCCCCCTCTGCCTAAAAACCTAGAGAATCGTAAACCAACGATTAAAGCTGAACCATTGAAAGGACATAAGATTATCGCCCTGGCTATTCCTTCAGCCCCGTCAGGTAATACTAGTCAGTTGAATAGCACGGACGATACTAGTCGTTCCCGTCGTCGTTCCCGTCGTCGTCGTTCTCTTGAGACAGCCAATGCTGATAGTAATAGCAATAATAATAACTCTAGTAGTACTCGTCGTCGCCGTCGCCGTTCAGTAGAGACTGCCAGCAATGATTCTTCTTCCCCTCGTCGTTCTCGTCGTCATCAGTCAAGTGCTCAATCCTCTTCCCCTTCAGTGAGCAATGATAATGGCCTACCCGCCCCCCCCGCAGCCCGTAAGTCGGAATAG
- a CDS encoding AbrB family transcriptional regulator, translating to MFEQTTPLTGKALLQKVKELSQLPRRETARSCGYYSTSKDGQVRVNLTDFYDAVLAAKGVPLDPGGIKDGRGREPTFRVSVHKNGQIVIGSTYTEQMGLVSGDEFEIKLGYKHIHLKQIGVDGEED from the coding sequence ATGTTCGAGCAAACTACCCCATTAACTGGCAAAGCTCTCTTACAAAAAGTGAAAGAGCTATCACAATTACCCCGCCGTGAAACCGCAAGAAGCTGTGGTTATTACTCAACTTCAAAAGACGGACAAGTCCGTGTCAATTTGACAGACTTCTATGATGCTGTCCTTGCAGCAAAGGGAGTTCCCCTCGATCCAGGTGGCATCAAAGATGGTCGGGGACGTGAACCGACATTCCGTGTGAGTGTCCATAAAAATGGTCAAATTGTCATTGGCTCTACCTATACAGAGCAAATGGGCTTGGTCTCAGGGGATGAGTTCGAGATTAAACTCGGTTATAAGCATATTCATCTCAAACAGATTGGTGTTGACGGTGAGGAGGATTAG
- the coaE gene encoding dephospho-CoA kinase (Dephospho-CoA kinase (CoaE) performs the final step in coenzyme A biosynthesis.) → MNQKRRLIGLTGGIATGKSTVSHYLAQTYQFPILDADVYAKEAVLKDSPILAQIVARYSPAILQSNGELDRGKLGEIIFQDATEKAWLEAQIHPYVGQQFEKFLLYYRDPTIILAIPLLFEVDLTHLVTEIWVVYCSLDQQKQRLMSRNQLTTEQAIARIHNQLPLAEKMAKADVILDNSGDLESLYQQIDQALQLKSS, encoded by the coding sequence GTGAACCAAAAACGACGGCTAATTGGTCTAACAGGGGGAATTGCCACCGGCAAAAGTACGGTTTCCCACTATCTAGCCCAAACCTATCAATTCCCGATTTTGGATGCAGATGTTTATGCCAAGGAAGCTGTACTAAAAGATTCGCCCATCTTAGCTCAGATAGTAGCCCGCTATAGTCCTGCTATTTTACAAAGTAATGGGGAATTAGATCGCGGTAAGTTAGGAGAGATTATTTTTCAAGATGCGACGGAAAAAGCCTGGTTAGAAGCCCAGATCCATCCCTATGTGGGGCAACAGTTTGAGAAATTTTTATTATACTATCGAGATCCGACAATAATTCTTGCTATTCCCCTCTTATTTGAAGTGGACTTAACCCATTTAGTCACAGAAATTTGGGTCGTTTATTGTTCTCTTGATCAGCAAAAACAACGTCTGATGAGTCGCAATCAGTTAACCACTGAGCAGGCGATCGCGCGCATTCATAATCAGCTTCCCTTAGCAGAAAAGATGGCAAAAGCCGATGTCATTTTAGATAATTCAGGGGATTTGGAGTCATTGTATCAACAAATTGATCAAGCCTTACAGCTTAAATCCTCTTGA